Proteins encoded by one window of Methanobacterium sp. CWC-01:
- a CDS encoding NUDIX hydrolase, whose protein sequence is MKKPFLTVDVVIIGEAGTVLLIKRKNSPFKGFWALPGGFVEYGETVEQSAVREAREETGISVHLKKLVGVYSDPDRDPRGHTVSVCFLATPAGGTVKPSTDAVDAAYFTLNSIHSMELAFDHKKIFNDALKIINNYNTQ, encoded by the coding sequence ATAAAAAAACCTTTTTTAACCGTTGATGTAGTAATAATCGGCGAAGCTGGAACAGTGTTGCTTATAAAAAGGAAAAATAGCCCCTTTAAAGGATTCTGGGCTTTACCAGGGGGCTTTGTTGAGTATGGTGAGACCGTGGAGCAGTCAGCAGTAAGGGAGGCTAGGGAGGAAACAGGAATATCTGTGCATCTCAAAAAGCTGGTCGGTGTCTATTCTGATCCCGATCGCGACCCACGGGGACACACCGTTTCTGTTTGCTTCTTGGCTACACCGGCAGGGGGAACAGTGAAGCCATCCACCGATGCGGTTGATGCAGCTTACTTCACCTTAAATTCGATACATTCCATGGAACTGGCGTTTGACCATAAAAAAATTTTCAATGATGCTTTAAAGATTATAAATAATTATAATACTCAATAA
- a CDS encoding transcription factor S — protein sequence MEFCPKCGTVMFPKGECFECQCGYQKKITKKSLSDYEVSEKISTRENVIVTGDDVKTLPTTRAVCPKCKNKEAFWWLQQTRRADESETRFLRCSQCGYTWREYD from the coding sequence ATGGAGTTCTGCCCAAAATGTGGGACAGTAATGTTTCCCAAAGGTGAATGTTTTGAGTGTCAATGTGGATACCAAAAGAAAATAACCAAGAAATCTCTAAGTGATTATGAAGTTTCAGAGAAGATATCTACCAGGGAGAATGTAATAGTAACTGGAGATGACGTTAAAACCCTACCCACAACCAGGGCAGTGTGTCCGAAATGTAAAAATAAAGAAGCCTTCTGGTGGCTGCAGCAGACCCGGAGGGCAGATGAATCTGAAACACGATTTTTAAGGTGCAGTCAATGTGGTTACACTTGGAGGGAATACGACTAG